In Eretmochelys imbricata isolate rEreImb1 chromosome 4, rEreImb1.hap1, whole genome shotgun sequence, a single window of DNA contains:
- the KDM3A gene encoding lysine-specific demethylase 3A isoform X4, whose protein sequence is MKRKSSDDKGNVDAKHIKSCSEVSHSLSHVQSVPTVFGETLLGCTPATPASKDLRNQGMPQPANSPPNVGAETPQGICKENLPEEHPSCLNTTVKMSKENLAVFHKAEFLSKEQTKTPNDQNSNYTSLKTSRSPSLTDTHNEKQNDLKNVHKSFTKPMTNFPKEHVPIKSTQDLDNSSRVTSRLNGTSELQKIFDCKPSTSDASVNLFAGHEIKLQSSCKGNKAENSFSACSSVRGNSNEISCERNESEGSRAGSTSKVHNNVIVHKSVLTDACKVKKLQQSGEAFVQDGSCNNIAPHLHKCRECRLDSYRKNKEQKDSTVFCRFFHFRRLRFNRHGLLREEGFLTPDKYDSEAISLWLPLAKNVVGLDLDTAKYILANIGDHFCRLVISEKEVMSTIEPHRQVAWKRAVRGVREMCDVCDTTIFNLHWVCPKCGFGVCVDCYRMKKKSIHEDGASDTFSWLKCVKGQLHEPENLMPTQIIPGKALYDVGDTVHSVRAKWGIKANCPCANKQLKALSKPNLKEDPKQSLIPGEKSTLQHNFVLNPLATSYDSPVKPTFGSKPVSSVNTSPSLSWLANLTSGNVNKENKDKLLASILKNENKPLQTLPTFTKPPTALQTFNSAILTPVSNNNTGFLRNLLNSSGGKTESGLKSTPKILDDIFASLVQSRTPTDLPKKPQGLTIKPTILGFDTPHYWLCDNRLLCLQDPNNASNWNVFRECWKQGQPVMVSGVHHKLNAELWKPESFRKEFGQQEVDLVNCRTNEIITGATVGDFWDGFEDIPSRLKTEGREPMVLKLKDWPPGEDFRDMMPSRFDDLMNNIPLPEYTRRDGKLNLASRLPNYFVRPDLGPKMYNAYGLITPDDRKYGTTNLHLDVSDAANVMVYVGIPKGQVNQEEEVLKTIQDGDSDELTIKRFIDSREKPGALWHIYAAKDTEKIREFLKKVSEEQGQENPIDHDPIHDQSWYLDRSLRKRLHQEYGVQGWAIVQFLGDVVFIPAGAPHQVHNLYSCIKVAEDFVSPEHVKHCFWLTQEFRYLSHTHTNHEDKLQVKNVIYHAVKDAVGILRANESSLSKPSGGKP, encoded by the exons ATGAAAAGAAAATCATCTGATGATAAAGGAAATGTTGATGCCAAACATATAAAGTCCTGCTCTGAG GTATCACATAGTCTGAGTCACGTGCAGTCAGTACCAACAGTGTTTGGTGAAACATTGCTAGGGTGTACGCCTGCAACCCCTGCTAGCAAAGACCTCAGGAACCAGGGCATGCCTCAGCCAGCTAACTCACCTCCTAATGTTGGCGCAGAAACTCCTCAGGG CATTTGCAAAGAGAATTTACCAGAAGAACATCCTTCTTGTCTTAATACTACGgtgaaaatgtcaaaagaaaatCTGGCGGTCTTCCATAAAGCAGAGTTTCTATCGAAAGAACAAACTAAAACTCCTAATGATCAGAATAGTAACTATACCTCTTTGAAGACCTCAAGATCACCATCTTTGACTGACACacacaatgaaaaacaaaatgacttGAAAAATGTCCACAAATCTTTTACCAAGCCAATGACAAACTTCCCAAAGGAGCATGTTCCTATAAAATCCACACAGGACCTAGACAATTCTTCCAGAGTAACATCCAGGCTTAATGGCACATCAGAACTGCAGAAAATCTTTGACTGTAAACCCTCAACATCCGATGCTTCTGTTAACCTTTTCGCTGGGCATGAAATTAAATTACAAAGCAGCTGCAAAGGAAACAAGGCAGAAAACTCCTTTTCTGCGTGTTCCTCAGTCAGAGGAAACTCAAATGAGATTTCATGTGAGAGAAATGAAAGTGAAGGCTCTAGGGCTGGGAGCACCAGTAAAGTCCACAACAATG taatTGTTCACAAGTCAGTCTTGACAGATGCTTGTAAAGTTAAGAAGCTGCAGCAAAGTGGGGAAGCTTTTGTGCAGGATGGTTCCTGCAATAACATTGCACCTCACCTGCATAAGTGCAGGGAATGCCGCCTGGACAGCTACCggaaaaacaaagagcaaaaagACTCCACTGTCTTTTGCAGATTCTTTCACTTCAGGAG GCTGCGGTTCAATAGACATGGATTGCTGCGTGAAGAAGGTTTCTTAACGCCGGACAAGTACGACTCTGAGGCTATCAGCTTGTGGCTGCCTTTAGCAAAAAATGTTGTGGGTCTAGATCTAGACACTGCAAAGTATATTCTAGCCAACATCGGAGACCACTTCTGCCGGCTGGTGATATCCGAAAAGGAGGTCATGTCCACAATAGAACCACACA GACAAGTAGCCTGGAAACGTGCAGTTCGAGGCGTTCGAGAAATGTGTGATGTGTGTGACACCACAATATTCAACCTTCACTGGGTTTGCCCCAAGTGTGGCTTTGGAGTGTGTGTAGATTGTTACAGGATGAAAAAGAAAAGCATACATGAAG ATGGTGCATCTGATACTTTTTCCTGGCTTAAATGTGTGAAGGGTCAGTTACATGAACCGGAGAACTTAATGCCTACACAGATAATTCCTGGAAAAG CTCTCTATGATGTTGGTGACACTGTTCACTCTGTAagagcaaaatggggaataaaggCAAACTGTCCTTGTGCGAATAAGCAGTTAAAGGCTCTATCAAAACCAAATCTGAAGGAGGATCCAAAACAG AGTTTAATCCCCGGAGAGAAATCCACACTTCAGCATAATTTTGTCCTAAACCCATTAGCCACTAGCTATGATTCTCCTGTAAAACCAACATTTGGAAGTAAACCAGTCTCTTCAGTAAATACTTCTCCTTCCTTGAGTTGGCTGGCTAACCTAACAAGTGGAAACGTGAATAAAGAAAATAAAG ATAAACTCCTCGCGTCCATTTTAAAGAATGAAAACAAACCTCTTCAGACCCTTCCCACTTTCACTAAACCCCCTACTGCCCTGCAGACATTCAACAGTGCAATATTAACACCTGTGAGCAACAACAACACAGGTTTCTTGAGGAATCTGCTGAACTCTTCTGGAGGAAAG ACAGAAAGTGGGCTCAAGAGCACTCCCAAAATCCTTGATGACATTTTTGCATCGTTGGTGCAAAGTAGAACTCCCACAGATTTGCCTAAGAAACCTCAAGGATTAACTATAAAGCCTACTATATTGGGCTTTGATACACCTCACTATTGGCTATGTGATAACCGCTTGCTGTGTCTTCAGGATCCCAACAATGCGAGTAACTGGAATGTCTTTAGAGAATGCTGGAAGCAGGGACAG CCTGTGATGGTGTCTGGAGTGCATCACAAACTAAATGCAGAGCTTTGGAAACCAGAATCCTTCAGGAAGGAGTTCGGCCAACAGGAAGTAGATCTGGTCAATTGCAGAACCAATGAAATTATCACAGGAGCTacagtaggagacttctgggatggaTTTGAAGATATTCCAA GCCGCCTTAAAACAGAAGGAAGGGAGCCAATGGTGTTGAAGCTTAAGGACTGGCCTCCGGGAGAAGACTTCCGAGACATGATGCCATCTCG GTTTGATGACCTGATGAATAACATTCCATTGCCAGAGTACACTAGAAGAGATGGTAAACTGAACCTTGCCTCCAGACTTCCCAACTATTTTGTTCGACCGGATTTAGGTCCTAAAATGTACAATGCATATG GTTTAATTACACCAGACGATAGAAAGTATGGCACAACAAACCTCCATTTAGATGTGTCTGATGCAGCTAATGTTATGGTTTATGTGGGCATACCAAAAGGACAGGTCAATCAAGAAGAAG AAGTGCTTAAAACTATACAAGATGGCGATTCTGATGAGTTGACAATTAAGCGTTTTATAGACAGTCGAGAGAAACCTGGAGCTCTATGGCACATTTATGCCGCTAAAGATACAGAGAAGATCCGGGAATTCCTTAAAAAG GTCTCAGAAGAACAAGGTCAAGAGAACCCCATCGATCATGATCCAATTCATGATCAGAGTTGGTACTTGGACAGATCTTTAAGGAAACGTCTTCATCAAGAATATGGAGTTCAAGGCTGGGCTATCGTGCAGTTTCTAGGAGATGTAGTTTTCATTCCAGCAGGAGCACCGCATCAG GTTCATAACTTATACAGTTGTATTAAAGTAGCAGAAGATTTTGTTTCTCCGGAGCATGTCAAACATTGCTTTTGGCTCACTCAGGAATTCAGATATCTGTCGCATACACATACGAACCATGAAGATAAACTGCAG GTGAAGAATGTCATATACCATGCTGTTAAAGATGCAGTTGGGATATTGAGAGCTAATGAATCCAGCCTTAGCAAACCATCAGGTGGAAAGCCTTAA